From a region of the Primulina eburnea isolate SZY01 chromosome 7, ASM2296580v1, whole genome shotgun sequence genome:
- the LOC140837186 gene encoding LOW QUALITY PROTEIN: potassium channel KAT1-like (The sequence of the model RefSeq protein was modified relative to this genomic sequence to represent the inferred CDS: inserted 1 base in 1 codon), which translates to MSFSYKRNFLQRFCIEDFQVSTGIQGGFLSNDLLPTLGDGIGRATVLRKHIISPFDPRYRAWEMFLILLVIYSAWISPFQFAFLTYKQDGLFIADNIVNGFFAVDIVLTFFVAYLDGTTYLLIDDPRKIAIRYLSTWFLFDVCSTVPFQSLCLLFTDNNGGIGFKLLSMLRLWRLRRVSSMFARLEKDIRFNYFWIRCTKLVSVTLFTVHCAGCFNYMIAYRYPDPKQTWIGAVYPNFKQMSLWDMYVTSMYWSIVTLTTTGYGDLHAENQREMLFDIFYMLFNLGLTAYLIGNMTNLVVHWTSRTRNFRDTVNAATEFTRRNQLPQHIEDQMLSHICLKFKTAGLKQQETLTGMPNAIRSSIARHLFYPVVRNVHLFNGVSHDFLFQLVPEMEAEYYSAKEDLILQNEASTDTYIVVSGAVELVVKIDGHDQVMGKVCKGETFGEIGVLLKKPQPYGARTTEVSHILQLKXTAFLHILRQNPADESIVMNNLFQKLQAWRSFDIEGQTNPSLILTNFHDSETKSNQISETKKSDMDQNPWSEDVRTALHSAVQQGNLEMAMILLEKGLKTAKKRVTIHRQNTLPNKQLAKLIILPDSLEELCKIAGKKLGVEGLSKVVNEENAEIDDICVIRDGDHLFFANEDD; encoded by the exons ATGTCGTTTTCGTACAAGAGAAACTTCCTGCAGCGCTTTTGCATAGAGGACTTCCAAGTGAGCACGGGGATTCAGGGTGGTTTCTTATCCAATGATCTTCTTCCGACACTCGGGGATGGAATCGGTAGAGCAACGGTGCTTAGGAAACACATCATCTCCCCATTCGATCCCCGATACAG GGCTTGGGAGATGTTTCTGATTCTGCTTGTCATTTATTCGGCGTGGATCTCTCCGTTTCAGTTCGCATTTCTGACTTACAAACAGGATGGCCTATTCATTGCTGACAACATTGTCAATGGTTTCTTTGCTGTTGATATTGTTCTCACCTTCTTCGTGGCGTATCTCGATGGCACGACGTATCTCTTGATCGATGATCCTAGAAAAATAGCAATAAG GTATCTGTCAACCTGGTTCCTTTTCGACGTATGCTCGACGGTACCTTTTCAATCCCTCTGCCTCCTATTCACAGACAATAATGGTGGGATTGGCTTTAAATTGCTGAGCATGTTACGACTTTGGCGTCTCAGACGAGTCAGCTCCATGTTTGCAAG GCTCGAAAAAGACATCCGGTTCAACTATTTCTGGATTCGCTGCACGAAACTCGTATCT GTAACTTTATTCACTGTACATTGTGCCGGATGCTTCAACTATATGATTGCATATAGGTACCCCGATCCGAAACAAACTTGGATTGGAGCAGTCTACCCGAATTTCAAACAAATGAGTCTTTGGGACATGTATGTAACTTCCATGTACTGGTCTATTGTAACACTAACTACAACAGGATACGGAGACTTACACGCTGAGAACCAGAGAGAGATGCTTTTCGATATCTTCTACATGCTTTTCAACTTAGGATTGACAGCTTATCTCATAGGAAACATGACAAACCTTGTAGTTCACTGGACCAGCCGAACTAGAAACTTT AGGGATACTGTAAATGCAGCCACTGAATTCACCAGAAGAAACCAATTGCCACAGCATATAGAAGATCAGATGTTGTCACATATTTGCCTCAAATTCAAAACAGCAGGATTGAAACAGCAAGAGACTTTGACCGGAATGCCAAACGCCATTCGTTCTAGCATCGCACGCCATCTGTTCTACCCCGTCGTACGAAATGTCCATCTCTTCAATGGGGTATCACATGACTTCCTATTTCAACTG GTCCCGGAAATGGAAGCTGAGTACTATTCTGCCAAAGAAGATCTAATTCTACAAAACGAGGCGTCGACAGACACATACATAGTGGTGTCAGGGGCAGTG GAGTTGGTTGTAAAGATCGATGGCCATGATCAA GTAATGGGAAAGGTTTGTAAAGGGGAAACGTTTGGAGAAATTGGGGTGCTACTTAAAAAGCCTCAGCCATATGGTGCTCGAACAACCGAGGTTTCTCATATATTACAGCTAA GTACCGCGTTTCTCCACATTCTTCGACAAAATCCAGCAGACGAGAGCATTGTCATGAACAATCTTTTCCAG AAACTCCAAGCATGGAGAAGCTTCGACATCGAGGGACAAACCAATCCAAGCTTGATCCTAACCAATTTCCACGATAGCGAAACCAAGTCGAATCAAATCAGCGAAACCAAGAAAAGCGACATGGATCAGAATCCATGGTCCGAGGATGTCCGAACAGCTTTACATTCTGCTGTCCAACAAGGGAATCTTGAGATGGCCATGATTTTGCTGGAGAAGGGACTAAAAACAGCCAAGAAAAGAGTCACCATTCATAGGCAGAACACACTTCCAAACAAGCAGCTGGCAAAGCTGATTATTTTGCCTGATTCGCTCGAAGAACTATGCAAAATAGCAGGTAAAAAGTTAGGAGTTGAGGGATTGAGCAAAGTTGTAAATGAGGAGAATGCAGAAATAGATGATATTTGTGTTATACGAGATGGAGATCATCTGTTTTTCGCAAACGAAGATGATTAA